From the genome of Brassica oleracea var. oleracea cultivar TO1000 chromosome C4, BOL, whole genome shotgun sequence:
AGGTCTAGGAGAAAATTGGTATTTTAAATTTAAATAAACTAAACCAAAGATGTAGCCCACAATGTTGTTAGCGGCTAAACGTACCAGGTCACTATAAGTTTGAACCCTAAATTTCTTTAGAATGTATTTCTGGTATATTTTCCTTAATTGGGAATATTTCTATCATTCAATTGATCTGAATGATATAAGGATGAGGTGTTAGTCGGTATTTCTTGAGCAAATGGATTTTCGGAGCAAATTTAGTTACATTGGTTAACAATAAAAGACATTGTTTTTTTTTTCCTTTTGTCTCTTTAATACATACACGTGAGCATGTTCTCTGTTTTGCTTTTGTCTCTTTGCTTACCCGATTTTTTTCTCTTTATGTGATCTTTGTAGTGAATAGGATCTGGAATCTCATCATTGTTTGTTAGTTAGAAGTGTAACATATCAGTAAGTCACGAGATGAATCTTGTTTACCCTAACACAGTACAGTATTTGATATAAAGTTCTTTTGGTGATAGAGATTGTATTAGAAAGAACAAAAAATTACTTCAACTACACTCTACAAACAAAAGACATACCAATCAAAAATTTGAGAGACTCGTAAAGTTTCTGAACAGTTAAACCAAGATGAAGGATCTCATTCTTGATCTCGATATGTAATTGAACTTGTGCATATCCAAATCAATCTCTAAGTAGTTTGGTCCTGTCCAAATGATCAACACACACACAACAACATTAGCACAGAGCTCTGAAAATTAAATGTGCAATTATCTATTGAAAACTAAACATAAGATTTGTAATCCAGCCCGAATTAAATATCAAAATAGCTATCGTTGTGAGTTGTGAAAAAATTATTTTTAGTAGAACTTAGCTGAAGACCCTCAATATTCACCAAGCCAGCCATGAATTTTGACTCCTCATCCACGAAGGTTGAAATTTCAAGACGGTCTCAGCTCTAAACGTTTTAAGCTCGTCATAACATCAACAACACTTGAAATTTCGTTGGAACTGTAGATTCTCTTGTGAATCATTTTACTTTCTCCATTTCATCATCCATAAATCTCTGCTAAAAAAGAATATGGCAAAAAGAATCATCTTATTCGAGTAAACGTTATGGCTCTGAAGTTCTCTTGAACTCTATTCCTCTCAACACACATCAACAAACATCCTAAGCTTGTCTCGGCCAGGTATCCGACAGCTGTGTTGTCATCAGTGGTAAGCTTGGAACTCAAATATTTACGCAGTCTCAAAATATGAAAACGCCCACACACAAAACAAATATATTAATCTCTTACGTACCAAAGCTGATGTTGCCGGGGCAAATGGGTAGTCCGCCTTGCTGTTGATCTCCTCCTATAAGAGACCCTCCAATGAATACCCCCTAACTATATAACCATCAGTAATCAAAATAGTTACTTTTAGACATTTGGTGGAAAAAATAATTTATATGTACATACTATACGAAAAGACAGGCAGACTTTTTACTTGGGATCTGGCTCGTTGAATCTCTTGTTTTAGTTGGGTTAGCGTGATACTACATGACTCAAGTTGCTGAACATAAGCACGTAATAAATTTACCAGAGTAAATCAAGTCATTTACTGAACGTTTATAGGCTAAAATCATCGAAATGCTTTGTCCTGTCAAATAGAAACAAAAAGTACATGAGGGTAGATTCGTAGATGATCCAGTATACTGTTTCTATACGGTGAAAATATCTTACCATATCCAATATGTGTATTGCAACTTGTATATCGTGCCTGTAAAGTTTTTGTTATCTCTGTATATACCTTAACACTAAAACAGATAGATAGTTTAACAACTACAAATGGATCACAAAGTAGTAACAAATACTTACAAGGGATGTGGCGGTTGGTGTTGGCATCACGATATCGTTTGGCAAGTCCCAAGTCAATTACATAAACCTGGTAACAGAGACTTATCAATGATATCATCGCCTTTTTCAAAGTTCATAAAAATAAGAGAAATGACAGAACCATACTTTGTTCGATATCCGGCCTACGCCCATGGGAAATTCATCAGATTGTATATCTCTATGAAGATGTGTACCTTACTGCGTAGTTGGATGCTTTGTTATATTGTTCTCTGCGAAACCAATCCAAGTGATTAGATTAATGACAATTTTCAGCTAGACATTGAGTACACTGCATGTAAAAAAGCACCATTTCAAAAGTTTAAAGCTTGCCTCACTGATTGATTTATAGTTAATTTATAGAACTAAACCGATGAACATGATTAAAGATTTAAAACAGAACTGGCACAAATCAAGTCTTCATAATGGATATAACAGCTACTACGGGGATAGTTTGGTTTGCAATGAATTAACGGAAATAATAGCTCCCATTTGGCTGGTCCGGGTGATACGTCGTTGAAATACACGGCGACGGGAGATTTCCGGTGGTGAGGACAGATGGCCATATAGCTTAGGTTTTTGATATTTGGTGGAACGAAACTGTGGACTCAGCTATTTATATAGGATGACCATCAGGGGGAGGTGGAACGAAACAATCAAGAAGATATTAAATATCACCACTGAATGATCAAGAGTGGCTCAAGGTAACTGAAACTTCGGAGAACGGAGATGTAAGGGAAATGGAAGAGTCGGGAAAGATCGGCTGCGAAAGCTTCGATCGAAAATAGTGTAGGAAAAATGGGCCTTCTTTGTTCTGAATAAAAGTATAAAGTCAGCCCAAATTAAAATCCAGTTCAGATAAAATAATGCTTGACATGGCGATTTAAAGATTTCTTATTGGTTGATTTTATTAATCCTACGTGGATAGCCTAGCTGATGAGTATATCCTGATTTTAGTATTGTTAGATGAGACAAGTGTCCGGTGAGTAATCATCTATTTATAACAGTTATTTATAACAGTTATTCAGATATTATAAAAATAATATATTTTGAATATAGAATAATGGGCCGATCCAACATCAAGGGCCCATAAAGTTAAGGCCTTATATGCTTAAAATATCTAACTTTCTGACGCGGTTTCGCGCAACTTCAGTCTCCACTAAAAATCAAAAACCTCCACACTCTCTCTCTCTCAACCAGATCCGCCGCACACACCAATGTCTTCTCCGGCGATTCTCCCCGTCACCAACCAGCAAGCCACTCAATCCAACACCCCCGCCTTCCGCACATTCCTCTCCCGCCTCTCCTCCTCCCTCCGCGACAGCCTCTCGCAGCGCCGCCCGTGGCTTGAACTCATAGATCGAACCTCATTCGCCAGACCCGACTCTCTAACCGACTCGATCTCCCGGATCCGCAAGAACCTCGCCTACTTCAAGGTCAACTACGCCGCGATCGTCTCCTTAGTCCTCGCCTTCTCCCTCCTCTCGCACCCCTTCTCGCTCCTCGTCCTCCTCTCTCTCCTCGGCGCGTGGATGTTCCTCTACCTCTTCAGGTCTTCGGATCAGCCGCTGGTTATCTTCGGGCGCGGCTTCTCGGATCGCGAGACTTTGCTCGGGCTCGTGGTGGCGACGGTCGTGGTTGTGTTTATGACGAGCGTTGGATCTTTGTTGACTTCTGCGTTGACCGTTGGAGTGGCGGTTGTTTGCTTGCACGGCGCGTTTAGGGTTCCGGATGATTTGTTCTTGGATGAGCAGGAGCCTGCTAATGCGGGGCTGCTCTCGTTTATTGGTAACTCCGCCGCGGCTACTTCGGCTGCTGCTGCTTCCGTTGTCGCGGGACGTGTTTGAGAGCTGAGACGTGGATTCTTCTTCATTCATAGTTGTTGTTATGTTTTTGAGTATAGATTCGATATGAAAGCTATTGTATTCTTAAGTTTGGTTACAGTTCTGAAACTTTGAGCTGATGTAAGATCAGTTTGATACTCTTGTTGTTCTCGTCATTACATGTGTTGTGTTCTTTTTGCATTTAGGAGGGCTTTTAGAGATGGAGTTTGGATTCTAGCGGAACATATATAGTTTTAATGAGAGAATGTGAGCTTGTAGATTCTAAAATTGCTTGCTGCATTGAGTGTGTACTCGTTACTCATTGTTAGGTGATCGATTGTGTGTAGATTGTCCAATACTCTCCGCTTATCAACTCTTATCACCGTCCTTAGAGTGTGGCTGAGACTTTCGGTAGTAGCCAGTCTGCACTGAATCTGATGCCATTCTAATACAGTGTCAGTAGGTATGGTGTTACGACGATCCATTTTGCTGTTAATACATATTTACGTTTAAAAGTATCAAAGGATATCCAAAATACACTCTATAACTTCAAATACAAAGTTTTGAGGAGTAGAATTCTATATTTGAACTTTCACTACTCAAAACAGTTTCATATTTTTATTTTTATTTTAGTTTCTATAATCACATATCACTTTTATGATTTATAAATATTTTTTCGTTTATTATTTTAAACCTTAAAAAAATTATATCTCATAAATATTTTAAATTTTGTTTACATAATTTATTTTTTACACAGAAAATTAAATAAAACTTTAAAATAAGATTTAAAATATTTTAAACTAGATTTAGACAACAATATTATATAAAAAAAACTTAACAAAAAAATATTTTTAAAAATTACATGAATTATAATTATTACACAAATTTAAATATTACAACAATACTAATAGTCATGTAAGTTTGATCCGGAACCTTCAAAATTTTCAAATATTGTCCCATTTTTTTGTGTAACTGAAGATGATTGTTGTTGTTGTTTTTGATGTCTTTTTCGCACAATTCTTTCTTATTCATATCGAATATATTCACGAGTATTAATATCATCGGGAAAAATTATTCTTTTAGCAATATTTTATGTTTCTCTTTTACTTTCTTGTTCTGATCTAATGTATTTACAAATATCAATATTAACAAGTTTTAGCTCGTAATCTACAAAGTAAAAATGAGGAGAGCAATTTTTACTTCAAAATGCATTAATAAATCATATATGCACTACGAAAATCATTTTATGGAATAATATTAATAAGTTATTTTGTTGATATTTAAATATTAATAAGTTATTAGTATAATATTTTGTTTGAAGTTTAATATTAATAAGTTATTTGTATTTAAATTTTATAATTTAATAGAATATTTTATTAATTAATATTGTTGTAACATGTGCTAGTT
Proteins encoded in this window:
- the LOC106337321 gene encoding PRA1 family protein B2, with protein sequence MSSPAILPVTNQQATQSNTPAFRTFLSRLSSSLRDSLSQRRPWLELIDRTSFARPDSLTDSISRIRKNLAYFKVNYAAIVSLVLAFSLLSHPFSLLVLLSLLGAWMFLYLFRSSDQPLVIFGRGFSDRETLLGLVVATVVVVFMTSVGSLLTSALTVGVAVVCLHGAFRVPDDLFLDEQEPANAGLLSFIGNSAAATSAAAASVVAGRV